In a genomic window of Pangasianodon hypophthalmus isolate fPanHyp1 chromosome 1, fPanHyp1.pri, whole genome shotgun sequence:
- the LOC117598340 gene encoding uncharacterized protein LOC117598340 isoform X3, with protein MTTRRGRRSNSLSHAGEVKRKFGLARTATLQVLDTDTTEEEDIFHELIEGSPQLCLTVRCSEENIFAGLSDEFSPARSSTPSTSTDTLSLPSTDCEETERAVQNQAARASNSFGIDAEKARRIVQDALEKQSGGEDVLEEYQTTKTLKHSTRRQLVNIVVSHMTEIHGRIPTRKQRETYALGIVSLFPSLRDPFSTKGYEHFYDPEKGTGYISWHLKTLSRKNPKRARLEMSESGGPSRRRMTDIGQQLEGDACREAISFLVHAADEAEVMQKMKQTFKHRQELVHNPERSADVLNIFPRFLDVRGLINQDFALLFNSETSNKLLERWETAFKQKIINEAQSLTSTAEIQSLISAAEGQGSENGKKKTKICSTEAVERLVNFHKSCTSIEGLISGRESHQPYLLASGRLKSKIDKFYVVVDKHLIPCAGTSSLSAVDELFKVHYVFNLSYEGPLVNVFTFLQTTIYNIDIGLTSESLRIKELRAKLLN; from the exons ATGACCACGAGGAGAGGACGGCGTTCAAACAG CTTGAGTCATGCTGGTGAAG ttaaacGCAAATTTGGGCTTGCAAGAACTGCAACTCTTCAAGTCTTAGACACAGACACCACGGAGGAGGAGGACATCTTCCATGAACTGATTGAAGGCAGTCCACAATTATGCCTAACTGTAAGATGTtcagaagaaaatatttttgctgGCTTGTCTGACG AGTTTTCACCTGCAAGATCTTCAACCCCCAGCACAAGCACTGATACTCTTTCACTCCCTTCTACTGACTGTGAAGAGACTGAGAGAGCAGTCCAGAATCAAGCAGCAAGGGCCAGCAACAGTTTTGGCATAGATGCTGAAAAGGCAAGACGA ATTGTCCAAGATGCCCTGGAAAAACAATCTGGCGGTGAAGATGTGCTTGAAGAATACCAGACAACTAAAACTTTAAAGCACAGCACCAGACGTCAGCTTGTTAATATTGTTGTCAGTCACATGACTGAGATTCATGG GAGGATCCCTACACGCAAACAGCGGGAGACTTATGCCTTGGgcattgtttctctctttcctaGCCTGAGAGACCCTTTTTCCACAAAAGGCTAT GAACATTTCTACGATCCAGAAAAGGGAACAGGGTACATCTCCTGGCACCTAAAAACTTTGTCGAGAAAGAACCCAAAACGTGCTCGCTTAGAGATGTCTGAAAGTGGAGGACCAAGTCGGCGAAGAATGACGGACATTGGGCAGCAGCTTGAAGGAGATGCATGCAGGGAGGCAATTTCCTTCCTTGTCCATGCAGCTGATGAAGCTGAAGTTATGCAGAAGATGAAGCAAACTTTTAAGCATAGACAAGAACTGGTACACAATCCTGAAAGATCAGCTGATGTCCTCAATATATTTCCAAGATTTCTGGATGTGAGAGGATTG ATAAATCAGGACTTTGCTCTGCTGTTCAATTCTGAAACATCCAACAAGTTGCTTGAGAGGTGGGAGACTGCATTTAAGCAGAAGATAATCAATGAAGCCCAATCTCTTACTTCAACAGCAGAAATTCAGAGTCTTATCAGTGCAGCAGAGGGACAAGGATCTGAAAATG GGAAGAAGAAGACTAAGATCTGCTCGACAGAGGCTGTTGAGAGACTTGTGAATTTCCATAAG TCCTGCACCAGTATTGAAGGCCTTATCAGTGGGAGGGAGAGTCACCAGCCATACCTACTGGCATCTGGAAGACTCAAGAGCAAGATTGACAAATTCTATGTGGTTGTGGACAAGCACCTCATCCCTTGCGCAGGAACCAGCTCTTTGAGTGCTGTCGATGAGCTCTTCAAAGTTCACTATGTGTTCAACCTGTCATATGAGGGACCCCTTGTCAATGTCTTCACCTTCCTGCAGACCACAATCTACAACATCGATATTGGTCTTACCAGTGAGTCTCTCCGCATCAAGGAATTGCGTGCAAAACTGTTAAACTAG
- the LOC117598340 gene encoding uncharacterized protein LOC117598340 isoform X5, producing MALMAAARWVLFHINHVIVFILFCTDSLSHAGEVKRKFGLARTATLQVLDTDTTEEEDIFHELIEGSPQLCLTVRCSEENIFAGLSDEFSPARSSTPSTSTDTLSLPSTDCEETERAVQNQAARASNSFGIDAEKARRIVQDALEKQSGGEDVLEEYQTTKTLKHSTRRQLVNIVVSHMTEIHGRIPTRKQRETYALGIVSLFPSLRDPFSTKGYEHFYDPEKGTGYISWHLKTLSRKNPKRARLEMSESGGPSRRRMTDIGQQLEGDACREAISFLVHAADEAEVMQKMKQTFKHRQELVHNPERSADVLNIFPRFLDVRGLINQDFALLFNSETSNKLLERWETAFKQKIINEAQSLTSTAEIQSLISAAEGQGSENGKKKTKICSTEAVERLVNFHKFFICVLINPAPVLKALSVGGRVTSHTYWHLEDSRARLTNSMWLWTSTSSLAQEPAL from the exons ATGGCTCTGATGGCAGCGGCTCGCTgggttttatttcatattaaccatgttattgttttcattttgttctgcaCCGACAGCTTGAGTCATGCTGGTGAAG ttaaacGCAAATTTGGGCTTGCAAGAACTGCAACTCTTCAAGTCTTAGACACAGACACCACGGAGGAGGAGGACATCTTCCATGAACTGATTGAAGGCAGTCCACAATTATGCCTAACTGTAAGATGTtcagaagaaaatatttttgctgGCTTGTCTGACG AGTTTTCACCTGCAAGATCTTCAACCCCCAGCACAAGCACTGATACTCTTTCACTCCCTTCTACTGACTGTGAAGAGACTGAGAGAGCAGTCCAGAATCAAGCAGCAAGGGCCAGCAACAGTTTTGGCATAGATGCTGAAAAGGCAAGACGA ATTGTCCAAGATGCCCTGGAAAAACAATCTGGCGGTGAAGATGTGCTTGAAGAATACCAGACAACTAAAACTTTAAAGCACAGCACCAGACGTCAGCTTGTTAATATTGTTGTCAGTCACATGACTGAGATTCATGG GAGGATCCCTACACGCAAACAGCGGGAGACTTATGCCTTGGgcattgtttctctctttcctaGCCTGAGAGACCCTTTTTCCACAAAAGGCTAT GAACATTTCTACGATCCAGAAAAGGGAACAGGGTACATCTCCTGGCACCTAAAAACTTTGTCGAGAAAGAACCCAAAACGTGCTCGCTTAGAGATGTCTGAAAGTGGAGGACCAAGTCGGCGAAGAATGACGGACATTGGGCAGCAGCTTGAAGGAGATGCATGCAGGGAGGCAATTTCCTTCCTTGTCCATGCAGCTGATGAAGCTGAAGTTATGCAGAAGATGAAGCAAACTTTTAAGCATAGACAAGAACTGGTACACAATCCTGAAAGATCAGCTGATGTCCTCAATATATTTCCAAGATTTCTGGATGTGAGAGGATTG ATAAATCAGGACTTTGCTCTGCTGTTCAATTCTGAAACATCCAACAAGTTGCTTGAGAGGTGGGAGACTGCATTTAAGCAGAAGATAATCAATGAAGCCCAATCTCTTACTTCAACAGCAGAAATTCAGAGTCTTATCAGTGCAGCAGAGGGACAAGGATCTGAAAATG GGAAGAAGAAGACTAAGATCTGCTCGACAGAGGCTGTTGAGAGACTTGTGAATTTCCATAAG TTCTTCATTTGTGTTCTAATAAA TCCTGCACCAGTATTGAAGGCCTTATCAGTGGGAGGGAGAGTCACCAGCCATACCTACTGGCATCTGGAAGACTCAAGAGCAAGATTGACAAATTCTATGTGGTTGTGGACAAGCACCTCATCCCTTGCGCAGGAACCAGCTCTTTGA
- the LOC117598340 gene encoding uncharacterized protein LOC117598340 isoform X1 — protein MALMAAARWVLFHINHVIVFILFCTDSLSHAGEVKRKFGLARTATLQVLDTDTTEEEDIFHELIEGSPQLCLTVRCSEENIFAGLSDEFSPARSSTPSTSTDTLSLPSTDCEETERAVQNQAARASNSFGIDAEKARRIVQDALEKQSGGEDVLEEYQTTKTLKHSTRRQLVNIVVSHMTEIHGRIPTRKQRETYALGIVSLFPSLRDPFSTKGYEHFYDPEKGTGYISWHLKTLSRKNPKRARLEMSESGGPSRRRMTDIGQQLEGDACREAISFLVHAADEAEVMQKMKQTFKHRQELVHNPERSADVLNIFPRFLDVRGLINQDFALLFNSETSNKLLERWETAFKQKIINEAQSLTSTAEIQSLISAAEGQGSENGKKKTKICSTEAVERLVNFHKSCTSIEGLISGRESHQPYLLASGRLKSKIDKFYVVVDKHLIPCAGTSSLSAVDELFKVHYVFNLSYEGPLVNVFTFLQTTIYNIDIGLTSESLRIKELRAKLLN, from the exons ATGGCTCTGATGGCAGCGGCTCGCTgggttttatttcatattaaccatgttattgttttcattttgttctgcaCCGACAGCTTGAGTCATGCTGGTGAAG ttaaacGCAAATTTGGGCTTGCAAGAACTGCAACTCTTCAAGTCTTAGACACAGACACCACGGAGGAGGAGGACATCTTCCATGAACTGATTGAAGGCAGTCCACAATTATGCCTAACTGTAAGATGTtcagaagaaaatatttttgctgGCTTGTCTGACG AGTTTTCACCTGCAAGATCTTCAACCCCCAGCACAAGCACTGATACTCTTTCACTCCCTTCTACTGACTGTGAAGAGACTGAGAGAGCAGTCCAGAATCAAGCAGCAAGGGCCAGCAACAGTTTTGGCATAGATGCTGAAAAGGCAAGACGA ATTGTCCAAGATGCCCTGGAAAAACAATCTGGCGGTGAAGATGTGCTTGAAGAATACCAGACAACTAAAACTTTAAAGCACAGCACCAGACGTCAGCTTGTTAATATTGTTGTCAGTCACATGACTGAGATTCATGG GAGGATCCCTACACGCAAACAGCGGGAGACTTATGCCTTGGgcattgtttctctctttcctaGCCTGAGAGACCCTTTTTCCACAAAAGGCTAT GAACATTTCTACGATCCAGAAAAGGGAACAGGGTACATCTCCTGGCACCTAAAAACTTTGTCGAGAAAGAACCCAAAACGTGCTCGCTTAGAGATGTCTGAAAGTGGAGGACCAAGTCGGCGAAGAATGACGGACATTGGGCAGCAGCTTGAAGGAGATGCATGCAGGGAGGCAATTTCCTTCCTTGTCCATGCAGCTGATGAAGCTGAAGTTATGCAGAAGATGAAGCAAACTTTTAAGCATAGACAAGAACTGGTACACAATCCTGAAAGATCAGCTGATGTCCTCAATATATTTCCAAGATTTCTGGATGTGAGAGGATTG ATAAATCAGGACTTTGCTCTGCTGTTCAATTCTGAAACATCCAACAAGTTGCTTGAGAGGTGGGAGACTGCATTTAAGCAGAAGATAATCAATGAAGCCCAATCTCTTACTTCAACAGCAGAAATTCAGAGTCTTATCAGTGCAGCAGAGGGACAAGGATCTGAAAATG GGAAGAAGAAGACTAAGATCTGCTCGACAGAGGCTGTTGAGAGACTTGTGAATTTCCATAAG TCCTGCACCAGTATTGAAGGCCTTATCAGTGGGAGGGAGAGTCACCAGCCATACCTACTGGCATCTGGAAGACTCAAGAGCAAGATTGACAAATTCTATGTGGTTGTGGACAAGCACCTCATCCCTTGCGCAGGAACCAGCTCTTTGAGTGCTGTCGATGAGCTCTTCAAAGTTCACTATGTGTTCAACCTGTCATATGAGGGACCCCTTGTCAATGTCTTCACCTTCCTGCAGACCACAATCTACAACATCGATATTGGTCTTACCAGTGAGTCTCTCCGCATCAAGGAATTGCGTGCAAAACTGTTAAACTAG
- the LOC117598340 gene encoding uncharacterized protein LOC117598340 isoform X2 produces MLVKVRYQGVKEFVKLNNDCTFQDFLDEVKRKFGLARTATLQVLDTDTTEEEDIFHELIEGSPQLCLTVRCSEENIFAGLSDEFSPARSSTPSTSTDTLSLPSTDCEETERAVQNQAARASNSFGIDAEKARRIVQDALEKQSGGEDVLEEYQTTKTLKHSTRRQLVNIVVSHMTEIHGRIPTRKQRETYALGIVSLFPSLRDPFSTKGYEHFYDPEKGTGYISWHLKTLSRKNPKRARLEMSESGGPSRRRMTDIGQQLEGDACREAISFLVHAADEAEVMQKMKQTFKHRQELVHNPERSADVLNIFPRFLDVRGLINQDFALLFNSETSNKLLERWETAFKQKIINEAQSLTSTAEIQSLISAAEGQGSENGKKKTKICSTEAVERLVNFHKSCTSIEGLISGRESHQPYLLASGRLKSKIDKFYVVVDKHLIPCAGTSSLSAVDELFKVHYVFNLSYEGPLVNVFTFLQTTIYNIDIGLTSESLRIKELRAKLLN; encoded by the exons ATGCTGGTGAAGGTACGATATCAAGGTGTGAAGGAATTTGTGAAGTTGAATAACGATTGCACATTCCAAGATTTTCTCGATGAAG ttaaacGCAAATTTGGGCTTGCAAGAACTGCAACTCTTCAAGTCTTAGACACAGACACCACGGAGGAGGAGGACATCTTCCATGAACTGATTGAAGGCAGTCCACAATTATGCCTAACTGTAAGATGTtcagaagaaaatatttttgctgGCTTGTCTGACG AGTTTTCACCTGCAAGATCTTCAACCCCCAGCACAAGCACTGATACTCTTTCACTCCCTTCTACTGACTGTGAAGAGACTGAGAGAGCAGTCCAGAATCAAGCAGCAAGGGCCAGCAACAGTTTTGGCATAGATGCTGAAAAGGCAAGACGA ATTGTCCAAGATGCCCTGGAAAAACAATCTGGCGGTGAAGATGTGCTTGAAGAATACCAGACAACTAAAACTTTAAAGCACAGCACCAGACGTCAGCTTGTTAATATTGTTGTCAGTCACATGACTGAGATTCATGG GAGGATCCCTACACGCAAACAGCGGGAGACTTATGCCTTGGgcattgtttctctctttcctaGCCTGAGAGACCCTTTTTCCACAAAAGGCTAT GAACATTTCTACGATCCAGAAAAGGGAACAGGGTACATCTCCTGGCACCTAAAAACTTTGTCGAGAAAGAACCCAAAACGTGCTCGCTTAGAGATGTCTGAAAGTGGAGGACCAAGTCGGCGAAGAATGACGGACATTGGGCAGCAGCTTGAAGGAGATGCATGCAGGGAGGCAATTTCCTTCCTTGTCCATGCAGCTGATGAAGCTGAAGTTATGCAGAAGATGAAGCAAACTTTTAAGCATAGACAAGAACTGGTACACAATCCTGAAAGATCAGCTGATGTCCTCAATATATTTCCAAGATTTCTGGATGTGAGAGGATTG ATAAATCAGGACTTTGCTCTGCTGTTCAATTCTGAAACATCCAACAAGTTGCTTGAGAGGTGGGAGACTGCATTTAAGCAGAAGATAATCAATGAAGCCCAATCTCTTACTTCAACAGCAGAAATTCAGAGTCTTATCAGTGCAGCAGAGGGACAAGGATCTGAAAATG GGAAGAAGAAGACTAAGATCTGCTCGACAGAGGCTGTTGAGAGACTTGTGAATTTCCATAAG TCCTGCACCAGTATTGAAGGCCTTATCAGTGGGAGGGAGAGTCACCAGCCATACCTACTGGCATCTGGAAGACTCAAGAGCAAGATTGACAAATTCTATGTGGTTGTGGACAAGCACCTCATCCCTTGCGCAGGAACCAGCTCTTTGAGTGCTGTCGATGAGCTCTTCAAAGTTCACTATGTGTTCAACCTGTCATATGAGGGACCCCTTGTCAATGTCTTCACCTTCCTGCAGACCACAATCTACAACATCGATATTGGTCTTACCAGTGAGTCTCTCCGCATCAAGGAATTGCGTGCAAAACTGTTAAACTAG
- the LOC117598340 gene encoding uncharacterized protein LOC117598340 isoform X4, giving the protein MLVKVRYQVKRKFGLARTATLQVLDTDTTEEEDIFHELIEGSPQLCLTVRCSEENIFAGLSDEFSPARSSTPSTSTDTLSLPSTDCEETERAVQNQAARASNSFGIDAEKARRIVQDALEKQSGGEDVLEEYQTTKTLKHSTRRQLVNIVVSHMTEIHGRIPTRKQRETYALGIVSLFPSLRDPFSTKGYEHFYDPEKGTGYISWHLKTLSRKNPKRARLEMSESGGPSRRRMTDIGQQLEGDACREAISFLVHAADEAEVMQKMKQTFKHRQELVHNPERSADVLNIFPRFLDVRGLINQDFALLFNSETSNKLLERWETAFKQKIINEAQSLTSTAEIQSLISAAEGQGSENGKKKTKICSTEAVERLVNFHKSCTSIEGLISGRESHQPYLLASGRLKSKIDKFYVVVDKHLIPCAGTSSLSAVDELFKVHYVFNLSYEGPLVNVFTFLQTTIYNIDIGLTSESLRIKELRAKLLN; this is encoded by the exons ATGCTGGTGAAGGTACGATATCAAG ttaaacGCAAATTTGGGCTTGCAAGAACTGCAACTCTTCAAGTCTTAGACACAGACACCACGGAGGAGGAGGACATCTTCCATGAACTGATTGAAGGCAGTCCACAATTATGCCTAACTGTAAGATGTtcagaagaaaatatttttgctgGCTTGTCTGACG AGTTTTCACCTGCAAGATCTTCAACCCCCAGCACAAGCACTGATACTCTTTCACTCCCTTCTACTGACTGTGAAGAGACTGAGAGAGCAGTCCAGAATCAAGCAGCAAGGGCCAGCAACAGTTTTGGCATAGATGCTGAAAAGGCAAGACGA ATTGTCCAAGATGCCCTGGAAAAACAATCTGGCGGTGAAGATGTGCTTGAAGAATACCAGACAACTAAAACTTTAAAGCACAGCACCAGACGTCAGCTTGTTAATATTGTTGTCAGTCACATGACTGAGATTCATGG GAGGATCCCTACACGCAAACAGCGGGAGACTTATGCCTTGGgcattgtttctctctttcctaGCCTGAGAGACCCTTTTTCCACAAAAGGCTAT GAACATTTCTACGATCCAGAAAAGGGAACAGGGTACATCTCCTGGCACCTAAAAACTTTGTCGAGAAAGAACCCAAAACGTGCTCGCTTAGAGATGTCTGAAAGTGGAGGACCAAGTCGGCGAAGAATGACGGACATTGGGCAGCAGCTTGAAGGAGATGCATGCAGGGAGGCAATTTCCTTCCTTGTCCATGCAGCTGATGAAGCTGAAGTTATGCAGAAGATGAAGCAAACTTTTAAGCATAGACAAGAACTGGTACACAATCCTGAAAGATCAGCTGATGTCCTCAATATATTTCCAAGATTTCTGGATGTGAGAGGATTG ATAAATCAGGACTTTGCTCTGCTGTTCAATTCTGAAACATCCAACAAGTTGCTTGAGAGGTGGGAGACTGCATTTAAGCAGAAGATAATCAATGAAGCCCAATCTCTTACTTCAACAGCAGAAATTCAGAGTCTTATCAGTGCAGCAGAGGGACAAGGATCTGAAAATG GGAAGAAGAAGACTAAGATCTGCTCGACAGAGGCTGTTGAGAGACTTGTGAATTTCCATAAG TCCTGCACCAGTATTGAAGGCCTTATCAGTGGGAGGGAGAGTCACCAGCCATACCTACTGGCATCTGGAAGACTCAAGAGCAAGATTGACAAATTCTATGTGGTTGTGGACAAGCACCTCATCCCTTGCGCAGGAACCAGCTCTTTGAGTGCTGTCGATGAGCTCTTCAAAGTTCACTATGTGTTCAACCTGTCATATGAGGGACCCCTTGTCAATGTCTTCACCTTCCTGCAGACCACAATCTACAACATCGATATTGGTCTTACCAGTGAGTCTCTCCGCATCAAGGAATTGCGTGCAAAACTGTTAAACTAG